One Vallitalea pronyensis genomic region harbors:
- the araD gene encoding L-ribulose-5-phosphate 4-epimerase, translating to MLEILKKEVLEANLELPRKGLVTYTWGNVSGIDREKGLVVIKPSGVAYEHMSMDDLVVIDLDGNLVEGHLNPSSDTPTHLVLYKKFLEIGGIVHTHSSWATIWAQAGRSIPALGTTHADYFYGHIPVTRGLTPEEIGGAYEEETGNVIVETFSDMNPLRLPGVIVKKHGPFTWGKSPSEAVHNAVVLEEVAKMAYYAYQLTPGIEPIDDPLLDKHFLRKHGEHAYYGQK from the coding sequence ATGTTAGAAATACTGAAAAAAGAAGTCTTGGAAGCTAATCTCGAGTTGCCTAGAAAGGGTTTAGTCACTTATACATGGGGGAATGTCAGTGGTATTGATCGAGAAAAAGGATTGGTTGTTATCAAACCAAGTGGCGTAGCATATGAGCACATGTCCATGGATGATCTTGTGGTGATTGACTTAGATGGTAATCTTGTAGAAGGTCATTTGAATCCCTCGTCAGACACCCCTACACATTTAGTACTGTATAAGAAATTTTTAGAAATAGGCGGTATTGTACATACACATTCCAGTTGGGCAACAATATGGGCACAAGCAGGAAGAAGTATTCCAGCTCTTGGTACAACACATGCGGATTATTTCTATGGACATATACCTGTAACCCGTGGTTTAACACCAGAAGAAATTGGTGGAGCATATGAAGAGGAAACGGGCAATGTCATTGTTGAGACCTTTTCTGATATGAATCCTCTGCGATTACCAGGGGTTATTGTTAAGAAGCATGGACCTTTTACTTGGGGGAAATCTCCTAGTGAAGCCGTTCATAATGCCGTTGTACTTGAAGAAGTAGCAAAAATGGCTTACTATGCTTATCAACTAACACCAGGTATTGAGCCAATAGATGATCCATTGCTAGATAAACATTTTTTAAGAAAGCATGGAGAGCATGCTTATTACGGACAAAAATAA
- a CDS encoding HPr family phosphocarrier protein — MMVRETVTIVNKTGLHARPANAFVKVSKDFACDIFLEKDTKKMNGKSILGLLSLGLNQGSQVDIIADGEDEQQALETLVNLVKSFTE; from the coding sequence ATGATGGTAAGAGAAACCGTAACAATTGTTAATAAAACAGGTTTGCATGCAAGACCAGCTAATGCCTTTGTAAAAGTATCAAAAGACTTTGCATGTGATATTTTCTTGGAGAAAGATACGAAGAAGATGAATGGTAAGAGTATATTAGGTTTACTTTCTCTTGGTCTTAATCAAGGGTCTCAGGTTGATATTATTGCAGATGGAGAAGATGAACAACAAGCACTAGAAACCCTTGTGAATCTTGTCAAAAGCTTTACAGAATAG
- the ptsP gene encoding phosphoenolpyruvate--protein phosphotransferase — protein sequence MIGIAASPGIVIGKAYLFEKIELDCKPTKIDQKYVDYELDRLCHAKKKTKKQLEKLYEETKEKVGQQEAAIFDTHMMLMDDPILEHKIKGYITDHLYVAETATNYAMNDVKEMFEALDDAYLRERAVDVVDVCSRLIYNLAEVEIMNLQDLDEEVIVIANDLTPSDTASMNFEKVLGFATDMGGKTAHTAIMARTLELPAVVGLKVITHEVENGDMVILDGTEGTVIIHPSDEDIRNYQLKRQQLEEEKKALEELIHEEAITLDGKTIEIAANIGMPKDMDSVLRYGAQAIGLYRTEFLYMDQVACPTESEQFDAYKIVAEKMGAKPVVIRTLDIGGDKSVDYLKLPHEMNPFLGYRAIRMCLDREELFKTQLKAILRASHYGKIRIMYPMITHMEQVQQANTILEQAKAELIDQHIPFDKNIEVGIMIETPGAAMMADLLIKEVDFFSIGTNDLTQYTLAVDRGNEKINYLYSTFHPGVLRLIKKVIDASHKEGKWTGMCGEFAGNEKAAVLLLGLGLDELSMSAVSMMKVKDMIRRCTYSSAKEMAHKLLDMAYVNELEHHLDDYIDKHIKKEG from the coding sequence ATGATAGGAATTGCAGCATCTCCAGGAATTGTCATTGGTAAAGCATATCTTTTTGAAAAAATAGAACTGGATTGTAAACCAACGAAGATTGATCAGAAGTATGTTGACTATGAACTTGATCGTTTATGTCATGCGAAGAAAAAGACAAAAAAACAGTTAGAAAAGTTGTATGAGGAAACAAAAGAAAAAGTAGGTCAACAGGAAGCGGCTATATTTGATACACATATGATGCTCATGGATGACCCTATTCTTGAACACAAAATAAAGGGCTATATAACAGATCATTTGTATGTAGCAGAAACAGCGACAAACTATGCCATGAATGATGTGAAAGAAATGTTTGAAGCATTAGATGATGCTTATTTAAGGGAAAGAGCAGTTGATGTTGTGGATGTCTGTTCACGACTTATCTATAATCTGGCAGAAGTGGAAATAATGAATCTTCAAGATTTAGATGAAGAAGTGATTGTCATAGCCAATGATTTGACACCATCCGATACTGCCTCCATGAATTTTGAAAAAGTCCTTGGATTTGCAACAGATATGGGCGGTAAGACAGCACATACAGCCATCATGGCAAGAACCTTAGAATTACCAGCTGTGGTAGGCTTAAAAGTCATTACACATGAAGTAGAAAATGGCGATATGGTTATACTAGATGGGACAGAAGGTACCGTTATCATTCATCCATCGGATGAAGATATTCGAAACTACCAATTAAAAAGACAGCAATTGGAAGAAGAAAAAAAAGCATTAGAAGAATTAATTCATGAAGAAGCCATTACACTGGATGGTAAAACGATAGAAATAGCAGCAAATATCGGTATGCCCAAAGATATGGACAGTGTCTTACGGTATGGTGCACAAGCCATTGGTCTTTATCGCACAGAGTTTTTATATATGGACCAGGTTGCATGCCCAACAGAAAGTGAGCAATTTGATGCTTATAAGATAGTAGCAGAGAAAATGGGTGCTAAACCTGTTGTGATACGTACACTGGATATCGGTGGTGATAAAAGTGTCGATTATTTGAAATTACCTCATGAGATGAACCCCTTTTTGGGATACCGTGCTATACGTATGTGCCTAGATAGGGAAGAATTATTCAAAACTCAATTAAAAGCCATATTAAGGGCTAGCCATTATGGTAAAATACGTATTATGTATCCTATGATTACACATATGGAACAGGTTCAGCAAGCCAATACAATCTTGGAGCAAGCTAAGGCTGAATTAATAGACCAGCACATTCCTTTTGATAAAAACATAGAAGTGGGTATCATGATTGAAACACCAGGAGCCGCGATGATGGCAGATTTACTCATTAAAGAAGTTGACTTTTTTAGCATTGGTACCAATGATTTAACCCAATACACACTGGCTGTTGATCGTGGAAACGAAAAAATCAATTACTTGTATAGTACCTTTCACCCTGGGGTGTTAAGACTCATTAAAAAAGTCATTGATGCATCCCATAAGGAAGGCAAATGGACAGGGATGTGTGGTGAATTTGCTGGAAATGAGAAAGCAGCAGTATTATTACTTGGTTTAGGCCTTGATGAGTTAAGTATGAGTGCTGTCTCTATGATGAAAGTCAAAGATATGATTCGTCGATGTACCTATAGTAGTGCCAAAGAAATGGCTCATAAGTTATTAGATATGGCCTATGTCAATGAATTGGAACATCATCTTGATGACTACATTGATAAGCACATAAAGAAAGAAGGTTAG
- the ulaG gene encoding L-ascorbate 6-phosphate lactonase: protein MHVKDITRESWILSQFPEWGTWLNEEIEQEVVKPGTFAMWWLGCTGIWLKSEGNANLCVDLWVKSGKRTKANPLMTEQHQHQRMIGCKALQPNLRNSPCVIDPFAIKEVDAILATHDHGDHIDIHVAAAVMQHCKNDVAFIGPEACVDLWIKWGVPKERCKVVKPGDMVKIKDTEIVVLDSFDRTELVTAPKGVVLKDKMPQDMDRLAVNYLFKTPGGHLYHSGDSHYSNYYAKHGNDHRIDVALGSYGENPRGMTDKMTSSDILRMAESLNTDVIIPFHHDIWTNFMADPKEITALWEMRKHRLQYSFKPFIWEVGGKFIYPNDKDKIEYHHDRGFHDAFAMEPDLPFKSLL from the coding sequence ATGCATGTAAAAGATATTACAAGAGAGTCTTGGATTCTTAGCCAATTTCCGGAATGGGGAACATGGTTAAATGAAGAAATTGAGCAAGAAGTTGTGAAACCTGGTACCTTTGCCATGTGGTGGTTAGGCTGTACGGGTATTTGGCTAAAATCAGAAGGTAATGCAAACTTATGCGTTGACTTATGGGTTAAAAGCGGTAAGCGTACGAAAGCTAATCCACTGATGACGGAGCAACATCAACATCAACGTATGATTGGATGTAAAGCACTCCAACCCAATCTCCGTAATTCCCCTTGTGTCATTGATCCTTTTGCTATAAAAGAAGTAGATGCCATATTAGCTACTCACGATCATGGGGACCATATTGATATTCATGTGGCAGCAGCTGTCATGCAACATTGTAAAAACGACGTTGCTTTTATAGGTCCTGAAGCATGTGTAGATCTCTGGATAAAATGGGGTGTACCAAAAGAACGTTGTAAGGTTGTAAAACCTGGAGATATGGTTAAAATAAAAGACACAGAGATAGTTGTATTGGATTCTTTTGATCGAACAGAACTTGTAACAGCTCCAAAAGGTGTGGTTCTAAAAGATAAAATGCCTCAAGATATGGACCGTTTAGCGGTTAACTATCTGTTTAAGACGCCAGGAGGTCACCTCTATCATAGTGGGGATTCTCATTATTCGAATTATTATGCTAAACATGGTAACGACCATCGCATTGATGTAGCGCTTGGATCATATGGGGAAAATCCAAGAGGGATGACCGATAAAATGACTTCTTCGGATATCTTACGTATGGCAGAATCGCTAAACACAGATGTGATTATTCCATTCCACCATGATATCTGGACCAACTTTATGGCAGATCCAAAAGAAATTACAGCCTTATGGGAAATGAGAAAACATCGTTTACAATATTCATTTAAGCCATTTATTTGGGAAGTTGGAGGCAAATTTATCTATCCTAATGATAAAGATAAGATAGAATATCATCACGATAGAGGTTTCCATGATGCATTTGCAATGGAGCCGGATCTACCATTTAAATCATTGCTATAA
- a CDS encoding PTS ascorbate transporter subunit IIC: MEFLDFIFKQVLGQAYILLALITFIGYLALKEPLSKAIAGSIKTAVGVLVLGVGAGSLIKTFGALLTPLSEKFGMTGVLLDTYSTMVSTNGKLGEFVTWTVYTMLGAFIVNIILVALRKYTKIRAVFLTGNVMLVQTAIATYIVYRFFNTSMIMTVLIASIITALYWGIMSTLLIKPVKEISGGADFTIGHQQMLGSLLAYKVAPKLGNKDDDIEKVKLPKWLSIFQDNVVASTIVLLFFVSIMMFSLGKETVTGMAGSTHWVIYIVKTGLTLAVSLYILLTGVRMFVSELMASFQGISEKILPGAVVAVDCAAIFGFAPKAVLLGFVGGAVGMIIGVVGLIAVGSPILIIPGFIPMFFDNATIGVFANKRGGWKAALKITFCSGIIQVIGSGLAATAMGVNAWQGSFDWATIWLGIIYVFKLIGSVFGIVPV; encoded by the coding sequence ATGGAATTCTTAGATTTTATATTTAAGCAGGTATTGGGGCAAGCGTATATTTTATTAGCGTTAATTACATTCATCGGTTATCTTGCACTAAAAGAACCTTTATCAAAAGCAATTGCAGGTTCCATTAAGACAGCAGTTGGTGTGTTGGTACTAGGTGTAGGGGCAGGTTCTCTTATTAAGACTTTCGGTGCCCTCTTAACACCATTAAGTGAAAAATTTGGTATGACTGGTGTATTACTCGATACATATAGTACCATGGTAAGTACCAATGGTAAACTGGGTGAGTTCGTCACTTGGACTGTCTATACAATGTTAGGTGCTTTTATTGTTAATATTATATTGGTTGCTTTGAGAAAGTATACTAAAATTAGAGCTGTATTTTTAACCGGTAACGTGATGCTGGTACAAACGGCAATAGCGACTTATATTGTTTATCGATTTTTTAACACATCCATGATCATGACGGTATTAATTGCTAGTATTATCACTGCGTTATATTGGGGAATTATGTCTACACTATTAATAAAACCAGTAAAAGAAATAAGTGGTGGTGCAGATTTTACCATCGGTCATCAACAAATGTTAGGAAGTTTACTTGCCTATAAAGTAGCACCTAAACTAGGGAATAAAGACGATGATATCGAAAAAGTTAAACTACCAAAGTGGTTATCGATCTTCCAAGATAATGTGGTAGCTTCAACCATTGTATTACTGTTTTTTGTAAGTATTATGATGTTCTCTCTTGGTAAAGAAACCGTTACAGGTATGGCTGGAAGTACACATTGGGTTATTTATATTGTAAAAACAGGTTTAACGTTGGCTGTATCCCTTTATATTTTATTAACAGGTGTACGTATGTTTGTATCTGAGCTTATGGCCTCTTTCCAAGGTATTTCAGAGAAGATATTACCTGGAGCTGTAGTAGCTGTTGACTGTGCGGCTATATTTGGGTTTGCGCCAAAAGCAGTTTTATTAGGTTTTGTAGGTGGAGCTGTTGGTATGATTATTGGGGTAGTAGGCTTAATTGCAGTAGGATCACCTATTTTAATTATACCAGGATTTATTCCTATGTTTTTTGATAATGCAACCATAGGTGTCTTTGCTAATAAACGTGGTGGTTGGAAAGCGGCATTAAAGATTACGTTCTGTTCTGGTATTATTCAAGTAATCGGCAGTGGGCTAGCAGCAACAGCCATGGGAGTCAATGCATGGCAAGGCAGTTTTGATTGGGCAACTATTTGGTTAGGTATCATTTACGTATTTAAATTAATTGGAAGTGTATTTGGTATAGTACCTGTGTAA
- a CDS encoding PTS sugar transporter subunit IIB, protein MLRLLAICGNGMGTSTIIKIKVKGICKKLGIDLAVESCSAGEAAGFIGNTDIILTTPEWGKMVKCPDGVALITLVNLMDEALLTEKLVEAVKEHFPNEMQ, encoded by the coding sequence ATGCTTAGATTATTAGCCATATGTGGAAACGGTATGGGAACTAGTACAATTATTAAAATTAAGGTGAAAGGTATCTGCAAAAAATTAGGGATTGATCTTGCAGTAGAATCTTGTTCGGCAGGAGAAGCGGCAGGTTTTATAGGTAACACAGATATCATTCTAACAACACCTGAGTGGGGAAAGATGGTTAAATGTCCAGATGGCGTTGCATTAATCACACTTGTTAATTTAATGGACGAAGCATTACTTACAGAAAAATTAGTTGAAGCTGTAAAGGAGCATTTTCCTAATGAAATGCAATAG
- a CDS encoding PTS sugar transporter subunit IIA, giving the protein MLKDLCKVHDLIRVQVEVDDWEKAVNQGIQLLEAADFVEDGYGHAIIEDTKEHGPYYVICPGVAMPHARPEAGVKANGISIMTLKNPVNFGNPDNDPVHIVISLAATDNVTHLEMMQDVVTMLSSEENINKIKEADTADKILALL; this is encoded by the coding sequence ATGTTAAAAGATTTATGTAAAGTGCATGATTTGATTCGTGTACAGGTAGAGGTAGACGATTGGGAGAAAGCTGTTAATCAAGGTATTCAATTATTAGAAGCTGCAGATTTTGTTGAAGATGGATATGGCCATGCCATAATAGAAGATACGAAAGAACATGGTCCATACTATGTAATCTGTCCAGGTGTTGCCATGCCACATGCAAGACCAGAAGCCGGTGTAAAAGCAAATGGTATTTCGATCATGACATTAAAAAATCCAGTGAATTTTGGCAATCCTGATAATGATCCTGTACACATTGTCATATCTTTAGCTGCGACAGATAATGTCACGCATTTAGAGATGATGCAAGATGTGGTTACTATGTTATCATCAGAAGAAAACATTAATAAAATAAAAGAAGCAGATACAGCCGATAAGATTCTAGCATTGTTATAA
- a CDS encoding uroporphyrinogen decarboxylase family protein, which yields MNSYEIMRRNIEFDNPDRIGLRFNSLGVSDVYRIYTQIPRHLRQEQHGQIQMNKKPRPFKNFMDEWGCQWDKDANAGSGDMGMVVGHPLSDWSKFDEIVFPDPYAEGRFDGLEEALSQAEDKYIQLNSPQCLFERMHFMRGFENLLMDIYTEPEKVEALADKIIDYQIGIVKEAHRLSKGKINCFDTTDDWGTQSSLLISPALWRQIFKPRYKRLMDVIKSCGMHIRFHTDGKVNDIMEDFIELGFDIVNIHQPQLLGIKEIGEKFAGRICFEAAVDIQATLPTGDKKAIEDEVKNLMKYWATPKGGLIAVEYRYLDAIGATKESLECALENFQKHGRLSIKTS from the coding sequence ATGAATAGTTATGAAATCATGCGACGGAATATAGAATTTGATAATCCTGATCGTATTGGATTACGATTTAATAGCTTAGGTGTCAGTGACGTATACCGTATCTATACCCAAATACCACGTCACTTACGCCAGGAGCAACATGGCCAAATACAGATGAATAAAAAGCCCCGACCATTTAAGAACTTTATGGATGAATGGGGATGTCAATGGGATAAAGATGCAAATGCAGGAAGTGGTGATATGGGTATGGTCGTGGGTCATCCCTTATCTGACTGGTCCAAATTTGATGAAATAGTATTCCCAGACCCTTATGCAGAAGGAAGGTTTGACGGATTAGAAGAAGCATTAAGTCAAGCAGAAGACAAGTATATACAATTGAATAGCCCCCAATGTTTATTTGAAAGAATGCATTTCATGAGAGGTTTTGAAAATTTGTTAATGGATATTTACACGGAGCCTGAAAAAGTAGAGGCATTAGCAGATAAAATTATAGATTATCAAATTGGTATTGTTAAGGAAGCACATCGCCTATCTAAAGGTAAGATTAACTGTTTTGATACAACAGACGATTGGGGTACACAGAGTAGCTTGTTAATATCCCCAGCCCTTTGGCGACAAATATTTAAGCCGCGTTATAAACGTTTGATGGATGTGATCAAATCTTGCGGGATGCACATTAGATTCCATACAGATGGTAAAGTCAATGATATTATGGAAGATTTTATTGAGTTAGGGTTTGATATTGTAAACATTCATCAACCACAATTGCTTGGTATTAAGGAGATTGGTGAGAAATTCGCTGGAAGAATATGCTTTGAAGCGGCAGTGGATATACAAGCCACACTACCAACAGGTGATAAAAAAGCCATAGAAGATGAAGTGAAGAATCTCATGAAATATTGGGCCACGCCTAAGGGAGGGTTAATTGCTGTGGAATATCGGTATTTAGATGCCATTGGCGCAACAAAGGAGTCATTGGAATGTGCCCTAGAGAATTTTCAGAAACATGGTAGATTATCCATTAAAACCAGCTAA
- a CDS encoding acyl carrier protein, translating into MSHVNEVIQDILVEHYQVPLKDIQSNMTFKEHGIDSYHFIEFMVLIETKLGIEFDHDFLEVSHFKSLDDLTSYVEEIFNQ; encoded by the coding sequence GTGAGTCATGTAAATGAGGTTATTCAAGACATATTGGTTGAACATTATCAGGTGCCTTTGAAGGATATACAATCCAATATGACCTTTAAAGAACATGGTATTGATTCTTATCATTTTATTGAATTTATGGTTTTAATTGAAACCAAGCTTGGCATTGAATTCGACCATGATTTTTTGGAAGTCAGTCATTTTAAATCACTGGATGATTTAACATCCTATGTAGAAGAGATATTTAACCAGTGA
- a CDS encoding class I SAM-dependent methyltransferase produces MYEKHNSLNIYLAKAASIVFYIFLFPLICLNKWDYNRHIKKKHYFYESIIIRLVDHYPFLYEINAFLWHFPIGIRTFDTIPPLSGSVLQVGCGTGLFNKYCKKYKKNTQIKEWVNLDLNMKSLQYGLKKKRFQSFLQASIYNVPMEDAHFDKIVFSRCFHHIHKPKRAIHECERLLNHHGEIIIYDPVKLDDTSEQAVFSNTYFDGTICVYNKHSLVRSIEKYLPDNLVISSVNYKRNPSVLNYNRQYRHTDAVVVIKKIS; encoded by the coding sequence ATGTATGAGAAACATAACAGCCTTAACATTTATTTAGCAAAAGCAGCAAGTATCGTCTTTTATATCTTTCTTTTTCCACTGATCTGTTTGAATAAATGGGATTACAACCGTCACATAAAAAAGAAACATTATTTTTATGAGAGCATCATTATTCGATTAGTGGACCACTATCCATTCTTATACGAAATCAATGCTTTTCTTTGGCACTTTCCAATAGGCATACGAACATTTGACACCATACCTCCACTATCTGGGAGCGTGCTGCAAGTTGGTTGTGGAACGGGACTATTCAATAAGTATTGTAAGAAATACAAGAAAAATACCCAGATAAAGGAATGGGTTAATCTTGATTTAAATATGAAATCATTACAATATGGTCTTAAAAAAAAGAGGTTCCAAAGTTTTCTGCAAGCCAGCATCTACAATGTCCCTATGGAGGATGCACATTTCGATAAAATTGTTTTTTCAAGGTGTTTTCACCACATTCATAAACCAAAAAGAGCCATTCACGAATGCGAACGCTTATTAAATCACCATGGAGAAATCATTATTTATGATCCAGTCAAATTGGATGATACTTCTGAACAAGCGGTTTTTTCTAATACGTATTTCGATGGCACCATATGTGTCTATAACAAACATTCTCTTGTTCGATCCATTGAAAAGTATCTACCAGACAACCTGGTGATTTCTTCGGTCAATTACAAACGTAACCCATCTGTTTTGAACTATAACAGACAATACAGGCATACAGACGCAGTTGTGGTCATTAAAAAAATATCTTAG
- a CDS encoding acyl carrier protein has protein sequence MHKKVIQILSEVKNNDDLLSSLSASSDIVNDVGLDSLQMINFILKLEDEFCIEIDFEAFDYSHLDSIDKLCCFIDKCA, from the coding sequence ATGCATAAAAAAGTGATTCAAATATTATCGGAAGTAAAAAATAACGATGATTTGTTAAGCAGTTTATCCGCAAGTTCGGATATTGTCAACGATGTGGGTTTAGATTCCTTACAAATGATTAATTTTATTTTAAAACTAGAAGATGAGTTCTGCATTGAGATTGATTTTGAAGCATTTGATTATTCCCACTTAGATTCTATTGACAAATTGTGCTGCTTTATTGATAAGTGTGCATAG
- a CDS encoding UDP-glucuronosyltransferase — protein MSNKMTTILCSGVALGVYIPAMLLNHTLRKEKVLTDVVVLENLIMKEKKDKINDNKKAFHNSFAVALKGQKMARDIRPSLDEDIVQSLFEQWEREKRKDFIIFSGFWLPIIEDYLHKTGYTDSCIDLCHMDADYSASWKNYKNICSKYNNIWLFSWEEKCVHCEIAITDKVPVPYEQRHNCFVIHGGGWGMGTYQSKIPQLEKEKIPLDIVIYDMCEAENKKEQNRYFMVSPDWSPWMKNDAGEHEFPYFGQVLETGEATYNNREAYHELFDIIRYDKAIISKPGGATLLDSLASATPIIMLDSFGAYEHKNMLLWEHMGFGIRYEEWERSNFSMDMLEGLHDNLMGIRGSLLDYGRAYATKNRNENG, from the coding sequence ATGTCGAATAAAATGACAACCATTCTTTGTTCTGGCGTTGCATTGGGTGTGTATATTCCTGCAATGCTTTTGAATCATACATTAAGAAAAGAAAAGGTATTAACGGATGTTGTTGTTCTAGAAAATCTTATTATGAAGGAAAAAAAGGACAAGATAAACGACAATAAAAAGGCATTTCACAACAGCTTTGCTGTTGCCCTAAAAGGTCAGAAAATGGCAAGAGATATTCGTCCTAGTCTGGACGAGGACATTGTTCAATCCCTTTTTGAACAGTGGGAAAGAGAAAAGAGGAAAGACTTTATTATTTTTTCTGGGTTTTGGCTGCCCATTATAGAAGATTATTTACATAAAACAGGTTATACAGACAGTTGCATTGACCTCTGCCACATGGACGCAGATTATTCTGCTTCTTGGAAAAATTATAAGAACATATGCAGTAAATACAACAACATATGGCTTTTTTCATGGGAAGAGAAGTGTGTCCACTGTGAAATAGCCATAACGGATAAGGTCCCTGTCCCTTATGAGCAAAGACATAATTGCTTTGTCATTCATGGAGGCGGGTGGGGTATGGGTACCTATCAGTCCAAGATTCCCCAGCTTGAAAAGGAAAAAATACCCTTAGATATTGTGATTTATGACATGTGTGAAGCAGAAAATAAGAAAGAGCAAAACAGGTACTTTATGGTTTCACCAGATTGGTCACCTTGGATGAAAAATGATGCAGGTGAACATGAATTTCCCTACTTTGGTCAGGTATTAGAGACAGGAGAAGCAACTTATAATAACCGAGAAGCGTACCACGAACTATTTGATATTATCCGCTATGATAAAGCAATTATTAGTAAACCTGGAGGTGCCACACTTCTGGATTCATTGGCATCCGCAACACCGATTATTATGCTGGATTCTTTTGGTGCGTATGAACATAAAAACATGCTGTTATGGGAACACATGGGATTTGGCATCCGTTACGAAGAGTGGGAACGTTCAAATTTCTCAATGGATATGCTTGAAGGGTTACATGATAATTTGATGGGTATAAGAGGATCATTATTGGATTATGGGAGGGCTTATGCAACCAAAAACAGAAATGAAAATGGATAA
- a CDS encoding radical SAM protein: protein MQPKTEMKMDKASFERLKKTVQNMAESNRLSQLDPNYAVKIPKEVGIQLTNRCNLRCKHCFEWNQEGFNHDLTKKQLDHELDFDIVEKILKQTCETKADLFLWGGEPMYYREWDRLTRLLEQDPRWSVLCTNGIMVEEKMDSLLRISENLAILTSIEGFEAENDAIRGTGSYKKVMAGMDKVLSLQKKGIFKGKQSVHCTISDAMIGKLYDFMVYFEDLGVDTVYFCFPWYLPKEVSLAMDQFVEEKFSWLVGENSQQKKSWHSFKFRINPDLVTYLEEEMRKINERTWKIRIRYQPALEITQVKDYILGTTATAQHKKKCLAITNRMDVLADGSVSACKLFSEFNVGNLKTMDVDEVWNGEKFKKVRAILSSGLMPVCSKCILLYLNGI from the coding sequence ATGCAACCAAAAACAGAAATGAAAATGGATAAAGCGAGTTTTGAAAGACTAAAAAAAACCGTGCAGAATATGGCTGAAAGTAATCGGTTATCACAATTGGACCCAAACTATGCAGTCAAAATACCCAAAGAAGTGGGTATACAGCTTACTAACCGTTGTAATCTACGTTGTAAGCACTGTTTTGAATGGAATCAAGAGGGGTTTAATCATGACTTAACAAAAAAACAACTGGACCATGAGCTTGATTTTGACATTGTTGAAAAAATACTTAAGCAAACCTGTGAAACGAAGGCCGACCTTTTCCTTTGGGGTGGGGAACCCATGTATTACAGAGAGTGGGATCGGCTTACCCGCTTGTTGGAACAGGACCCTCGATGGAGTGTATTATGTACCAATGGTATCATGGTTGAGGAAAAAATGGATTCACTGCTTAGGATATCTGAAAACCTAGCTATCTTAACAAGCATCGAAGGTTTTGAAGCAGAAAATGATGCCATACGGGGTACAGGATCCTATAAAAAAGTGATGGCAGGCATGGATAAGGTTTTGAGCCTTCAAAAGAAAGGTATCTTTAAAGGTAAACAGTCCGTTCATTGCACCATTAGCGATGCAATGATTGGAAAGCTCTATGACTTCATGGTTTATTTTGAGGATTTAGGTGTGGATACGGTTTACTTCTGCTTTCCGTGGTATTTACCTAAGGAAGTCTCCTTGGCAATGGATCAATTTGTTGAAGAAAAATTTAGTTGGCTTGTAGGAGAAAATAGTCAGCAGAAAAAAAGCTGGCATTCGTTTAAGTTTCGGATTAATCCTGATTTGGTGACCTATTTGGAAGAAGAAATGCGTAAGATCAATGAAAGGACTTGGAAAATAAGGATTAGGTACCAGCCTGCATTGGAAATTACCCAAGTCAAAGACTATATTTTAGGAACAACTGCTACAGCACAACATAAGAAAAAGTGTTTAGCAATTACAAACAGGATGGATGTATTAGCCGATGGAAGCGTCAGCGCTTGTAAGCTTTTTTCGGAATTTAATGTAGGGAATTTAAAGACAATGGACGTTGATGAGGTTTGGAATGGAGAGAAATTTAAAAAGGTCAGGGCCATATTAAGCAGTGGTTTAATGCCTGTTTGTTCAAAATGTATTTTATTGTACCTGAACGGTATATAG